GCCGGCACGGTCTGCCGCCGCATGGCGCCGGTGATCCGGAAGATCTACGACCAGATGCCTGAGCCCAAGTACGTTATCGCAATGGGGTCCTGTGCGACCTCCGGCAACATCTATGACAGCTACAGCGTGGTGCAGGGCGTGGACCGGTTCGTGCCGGTGGACATCTACGTGCCGGGCTGTCCGCCGACCCCGGAGGCGCTCTTCGACGGAATTCTCAAATTGCAGGAACGCATCATGCAGAAGCGGGTGTTCACCAAACAGCCGGACGCCGTAAAAATGTAATGTCTACTAATGGTGAATTGTGGATGTTAAGTTATAGAAAGCAGTTGGGCGGAGTTTAAAAATTTTACACGCACAATTCAACATTTGGTCGTATGCACGCAATAGCTGAACGCATCGAGCACGATTTTCCGAATGCCTTTGTCGGCGCCACGGAGTGGCGCGGCGACCTGGCCGTGACGGTGAAGCGGGACGCGGTGCATGCTGTTGCCCGCCTGCTGCGCGACGATCCGAACATCGACTGCGATTACATGGTACACGTCAGCTCAGTGGATTGGCCGGACGATGAGGAGCGGTTTGAAGTCGTGTGGGAAGTCGCCTCGATCCGCAAGCGGCACCGCATCCGGCTTAAAACCCGCGTGCCCGAATCGGACTGCGTGGTGAATTCGTTGACGGACGTCTGGCACGGCGCCGACTTCATGGAGCGCGAAGTCTACGACATGATGGGTATCCGCTTCCGGAACCATCCCGACCTGCGCCGCATCCTCATGCCCGATGATTATACGGAGGGCTACCCCCTCCGGAAGGATTTCCCGCTCCAGGGCAAGGGCTGGCGAGACACCTTCGAATTTTTGAATGAGAGCAAATAGCTCATGGCAAATAGCCGATAGCCAGCAGCTGCTCGTGGGTAGCCGGGAATTATGAAATTCGAAGATCAACGAGAGACCGTCTACAAGGTGGATCCGGAACATCCGGAGACCGCCATGCTACCGCTCCAGCGGACGGAGGAGCTGCTGCTCAACATGGGGCCGCAGCACCCAAGCACGCACGGTGTGTTGAAAGTAATTCTTGAGTTGGAAGGCGAGCGGCTGGTGAAATCCACGCCGGTGATGGGTTATCTGCACCGCGGCGTCGAGAAGCTGGCGGAAGAGGGCACTTACCATCAGTTCATCCCCCACACGGACCGCCTCGACTATGTCTGCGCAATGTATAACAACTTCGCCTACTGCCGCGCCGTCGAAAAGCTCATGAACATCACCGTGCCGGAGCGGGCTGAGTATCTGCGGACGATCGTGGCGGAAGTGCAGCGGATCATCGGCCATCAATTCTGGCTGGGGACGCAGGCGCTCGACATTGGCGCGATGACGGTTTTCTTCTACACGTTCCGCGACCGCGAAATTCTGCTCGACTGGTTCGATGAGCTCTGCGGTGCACGCCTGACGACGAGCTGGTACCGGATCGGCGGCGTCGAACGCGACTTGACGCCCTCCCTCCTCGCTAAGCTCAAGGCGTTTCTCGACTACTTCCCGCCCAAAATTGACGAGTACCAGGTCTTTCTTGAAAAAAACCGTATCTGGCTCGCGCGCACCAAGGGCGTGGCGGTGATCTCGGCAGAGGACGCCCTGAGCTTCGGACTCAGCGGGCCTACGCTGCGCGGCTCGGGCGTCGATTACGATCTCCGGAAGTACGAGCCCTACGCGGCCTACGGCAAATGCGACTTCAATGTGCCGGTCGGTAAAAATGGCGATACCTACGACCGGTACTGGATCCGCGTAATGGAGCTCTACGAGAGCGTGAAGATCGTCAGGCAGTGTCTCGAGCAGATGCAGGATGGCCCGATCATGGCCGATGCGCCCAGCGTGACGCTGCCGCCGAAGAACCGCGTCTTCACCAATCTGGAATCCATGATCCAGCAGTTTAAGCTGTTCTCGCGGGGGTTCGATGCCCCTCCGGGAGAGATTTATTGCGGGACCGAGGCGCACAAGGGCGAACTCGGCTTTTACATCGTGAGTACGGGCGGCGGAAAGCCGTACCGGCTGAAGATCCGCTCGCCCTCGTTCATTCACATGGGCGCCTTTGATCACATGTCGCGTGGTTACATGATCGCGGACGCCGTGACGATCTTCGGTACCTACGACATTGTGATGGGGGAGTGCGACCGATAGGCAAGGGTAAATGAAAAGACAGCTTCATTCAGTCAGCATTAAACTTCACATTTCATAATTTCGAGGAACTATGGGTCTCAAGCCGGCCACCAATCCTGAAGTCGAAGCGGCGTCGATCGAACTGATGATCGACGGCACGACCGTCACGGCCAGGGACGGGGTATCGCTCTACGACGTGATCGCGAGCACAGGCAAGATCATCCCAGCCATGTGCTACCACTACACCTTCGATCCCTTTGGCTCCTGTGGTATGTGCCTTGTAATACAGGAAGGTAAAAAGGCGCCGGTGCGTTCCTGCACGGCCAAGGCCACAGCCGGCATGATCATCCGCACCGAGGGCGACGATCTGTTCCAGGCTCGCAAGAAGGCGGTGGAGAAGCACCTCTCCGTCCATCCGCTTGATTGCCCGGTGTGCGATGCGGATGGCCACTGCGAATTACAGGATATGTCCTTCCAGCATGGCGTGACCAACCTGCCGAACGCCAAGCAGAAGCTGATCCCGGAGGACACTCGCAGCCTCGTGCTGGATTTCAACATGAACCGCTGCATTGCGTGCGGCGAGTGCATCAACATCTGCAAGGACGTGCAGATGATAGACGCGCTCCAGTTTATGAAGAAGGGCGGCTTCACGCAGGTGGTGGCCAAGGGCGACGTGGCGCTGGATTGCGAATTCTGCGGCGATTGCCTTGCGGTCTGCCCGGTCGGCGCGATTACGAACAAGTTCTCCAAGTACCTCTACAAGCCCTGGCAGTTGAAGAAGACCACGACGACCTGCAACTACTGCGGTGACGGCTGCCAAATGCACGTCGAGACGAAGGACACCGAGGTCGTACGCGTGACCTCACCGCTTTCCTGGCAAAACAAATGGGGCGAGCGGTCCGACACGGCCAACGGCCACGGCGGGCTCTGCGTGCGCGGCCGGTTCGGGTTTCAATTTATCGATAGCAAGGCACGCCTCACGCAGCCGCTGGTGCGGCAGGGGGGGAAGCTGGCTGGATCACCCTGGATCGAAACGATCGAGACGGTGGTGAACCGCCTTGCGGACGTGAAGGCGCGGCACGGGTCGAACGCCATCGCCGGCCTCATCACGGCCCGGTGCAGCAACGAAGAGCTCTACCTGTTCCAGAAGCTGATGCGCACAGCCATTGGCAGCAACTGGCTGGACAGCAGTGCGCGGTACGGTCATCTGAACTTCATCCATGCGGCGCAGCATGCGCTGGGCGCGACCCGGATGACGAACAGTCCAGCCGAGATCACTAGGGCCAAGGCGATCCTCGTCGTCGGCGCGAACCTGACCGAGACCAACCCGGTGTTCAGTCTGCGCGTCAAGGAAGCGATCCGCGTCTATAAATCGCAGATCATCGTGGTGGATTCGGCCAATACGAACCTCGCCAAGCTGGCCTCCCACCCGCTGCTAGTGAAGCCTGGCACGGAAGGTCTCTTCGTGAAGGGCCTCGTGAAATCCGTCATCGAGCAGGACCTGATCGATACTGAGGTCACTGGGAAGCACGTGCAAGCTCTCGCGGCGCTCAAGCAAGCGGTGGCGGGTGTGTCGCTCGATGCGGTGGCCGCCGCGACCGGCGTGGCGAAGGACCGGATCAATGAGGCCGCGACCGTTTTTGCGGAAGCCCCGCGCTCCGTCATCATCTGCGGCGAGGGGATTGTGCGCCGGACGGACGGCTATCAGCATGTGCTCGCGCTTGTGGATCTGCTCTGGGCGACTGGCAAGCTGGGCCGGCCCGGCTGCGGGCTCAACACAGTGACCGAGGAGGCGAACGAGCAGGGCGCTGTGGATATGGGCGCCTCGCCGGAATTCCTCCCTGGACAGCTCTCGTTCGATAATGAGGAGGCCCGCACGAAGTTTGCCAAGGCGTGGAATGTCGCGCTGCCGGGCAAGGGTACTGGCGCGGCTCTGATGGACATCCTCAAGAAGTGCCGGAGCGGAGAGATCAAGGCGCTCTACGTGGTCGGCGAAAATCCGCTGGCGACATTGCCGGCTTCGGCGGAAGTCAAGGCGGCACTAGAGAAGCTGGAGCTGCTGATTGTGCAGGACCCTTTCCTGACCGAGACGGCGCAGATGGCGCATATCGTCCTGCCGGCCTGCACCTTCGCGGAAAAAAACGGCACGGTCACAAGCCAGGATGGGAAGGTGCAGCGCATCCGGCAGACGATGGATCCACTGGGGGACAGCCTTCCCGACTGGCACATCTTTGCGGCGATCGGTAGCGGACTCGGCTGTAAGGCAATGGAATACGAAACGGCGCAGGACATCCAGAATGAAATCATGACCCTCGTGCCCGGCTATTACAATCTGGGCCAGCCCAGGAAGGTGACGGTCAATCCGGACGGCTACCTCTCGAACGGCTACAAGGCGGATGTGGCCGCGCGGTACGAGATGAAACAGAATGCCGGTGGCGCACAGTTTGGTCTGACGATGGGGCAGTTGCTTTATCATTCGGGCAAGCTGTCCACGCAAGCGCCCGGCCTGCTGCTGATCGAGCCGGCGACCGGGAAGTTGCATCTGAGCCCGCAAGACATGGAACGGCTTGGTCTCAAGGACGGCGACCGTGTCCGGGTCGCATCGGCGAAGGGCCAGGCGGTGCTGAGCGTGAAAATGGACATCGCCATGCTTCCGGGCTCCTGCTTCTATCCGGAGCATTTCAACAATCCGCCGGTCAAGGACCTGATGGCCGTCGAGGTGGACGCTGCCACCGGGGTGCCCTATTTCAAGCAAACAGCGGTCGGCATCGAAAAAGCATGAAGTGGGCGATGGGCTATAGACACCGGGCAATAGGTAAAGTCGGAGAATCAGGGGCAGCGTCCCCGTACCCATCACCCTTCATCTGTCGCCTCTCGTGGAGTGAGCTATGAGCGTCGTGGTATTCGCAAAAAAAGTCTGGGAGGCGGCCCTCTTCGCGGAAATCTGGAGCGCGATGAAGGTCACCTTTGCGCACATGCTCCACAAGCCGATCACCTTCCAGTACCCGCGCGAACAGCGGGTGATCCCGGACGCGCACCGTGGCGCCCTGGGCCTGCTACGCTACGACGACGGCAAGGAACGCTGCGTCGGCTGTGACCTCTGCGAAGCCGCCTGCCCGTCGCGCTGCATCAAGGTCATCAGCGCGGAGGATAAATCGCTCCCGCTTCAGCGCTACGCGAGCGAGTTCTACATTGACATCACGAAGTGCGTGTTCTGCGGTTACTGCGTGGAGGCCTGCCCGGTCAATGCGCTGGCCATGACCAAGATGTACGAGTTTTCGACTCACGACAAGCGGACGCTGTTGTTCGACAAGAACCGGCTCTATCAGATCGGGGAGCAGCATTTGGAAGACGGCAAGAAGTATCTCTATGCTCACGGGCAGGAGAAGAACGATCAAATGTACCACGACTACCGGTATTTCTTCCCCCAGTCGGTAGAGCAGTCGACGCAGCCGCCGCCCAAGCATTTGACATGATCCGGCACAAATGATTCTCGTCTTTTTCGTCTACTTTGCCCTGGTGAGCATCCTAGCGGGGGTCCTCACGGTCGCCCTGCGCAACCCCGTCCATTGTGGGCTCGCGCTGCTCGCGCTGCTGCTGCACGTGGCGGGCCTCTTCGTCCTGCTCAACGCGGAGTTTCTCTTCGCCGTCCAGGTCATCGTCTACGCCGGCGCGATCCTCGTGCTCTACCTGTTTGTGCTCATGCTCCTGAATCTGAAGAGCGACGAGCGGTATTTGCATACGAAGTACGCCGTGCTGCTGTTCGCAGGCGTGGGGATCTGCAGCGAGCTGGTTCTGCTGGTCCTGCAGTCGCCGTTCGGAGGCGCCACGGGCGACGCGCCGGCTTCAGCCGTCCTGCAGCAGGGCGACAGCTACGCAGTCGGTATCAAGATGTTCAGCGAATACCTGCTGCCGTTCGAAATCGTCGGCGTATTCCTGCTCGGCGCGATTATCGGCGCCATCGTCCTGGCCAAGACGCCGACGGCCGTCGAAGCAGACCATGAGGCGTAATCCATTCTTCGGTACGCGTCAATCGTTAAGACCGATGGACGAGACAGCACCGAGCCGGTTGTTTTTTCGTATGACACAGGACGAATAGCGGATAACAATTTTTTATGGTTCCCTTAAGCGCATACGTTGCCGTCAGCGCCATCCTGTTCGCCACGGGGCTGGTCGGCGTGTTGATCCGCCGGAACTTCATCATCGTGCTGATGTCGGTGGAGATCATGCTCAACGCCGCCAACATCAACCTCGTCGCGTTCTCACATTACCTCGAGTCCATGACCGGGCAGATCGTCGCGCTCTTCGTGATCGCGATCGCGGCCGGCGAGGCGGCAGTGGGGCTGGCGATCATCATCGTCGTCTTCCGCGGAAAAATTTCCACGAATGTGGATGAAATGAATCTGTTGAAGTGGTGACATGTACGACTGGCTTGTCATAGCAATCCCGGTATTGCCGTTGGTGGCCGTCCTGCTCAACGGCCTGGTGGGGAGCCGCTATTCGCACGACGTCGCGGGCCGCCTCGCCTCCGGCTCCGTAGGCCTATCCTTCGCCTGCGCCCTCGCCGTCTTCGCGAATCAGTTGCAGGGCCGTGGGGCGCACGAAGTCGTAGCCTACCGGTGGATCTTTGGCGGGGATCTCAACATCAACCTCGCGTTTTTGATCGATCCGCTCACCTGCATCATGCTGCTGGTGGTGACCGGCGTCGGCTTTCTCATCCATCTTTATTCGATCGGGTACATGCACGGCGAGGAGGGCTTTACGCGCTTCTTCACCTACATGAACCTCTTCATGGTGTCCATGCTCTTGCTCGTGATGGGCAACAACTACGTGGTGCTCTTCATCGGATGGGAGGGCGTTGGCCTCTGTTCGTACCTCCTGATCGGCTACTACTACGACAAGGTCTCAGCGGCCAAGGCGGCAACCAAGGCCTTTGTGGTCAACCGGATCGGCGACGCGGGGTTCTTGCTCGCAATCTTCCTCGTGTTCTATAACTTCGGCACGTTGGACTACACGCAGGTCTTCGCCAAGGCCGGCGCCCTGTCGCCCCAGATGGCCACGGCCATCGCACTTTGCCTGCTCGTCGGGGCGGTCGGCAAATCGGCGCAGATTCCCCTCTACACCTGGCTGCCGGACGCGATGGAGGGCCCCACGCCGGTCAGCGCACTGATCCACGCAGCCACGATGGTCACCGCCGGCGTCTACATGATCGTCCGCAACCACGTGCTCTATGATATGGCGCCTGTGGCCATGACGACAGTTGCGGTCGTGGGCGGGTGCACGGCGCTCTTTGCCGCGACGATCGGCCTTGTGCAGACCGACATTAAGCGCGTGCTGGCCTATTCGACGGTCAGCCAGCTCGGCTACATGTTCCTGGGCTGCGGCATCGGCGCCTACACAGCGGCGATTTTCCATCTGATGACCCACGCCTTCTTCAAGGCGTTGCTCTTTTTGTCGGCCGGCTCCGTGATCCATGCGCTGGGCGGTGAGCAGGACATCCGCAAGATGGGCGGGCTGAAGAAAAAGATTCCCGTGACGCACGCGGTCTTTCTAATCGGCACGCTGGCCATCGCGGGCATCTTTCCCTTCGCTGGCTTCTGGAGTAAGGACGAGATCATGGCCCATGCTTTCGTCCATCACCACTACGGGCTCTACGCGATGGCAGCCACCGGGGCTCTGCTGACCTCCTTTTATATGTTCCGGCTGACGTACCTGACCTTCTATGGCCCGTCGCGGATGGACCACCACACGGAAGCGCATGTTCATGAGTCGCCGTGGATCATGCTCGGGCCACTGGTCGTACTGGCCGGCCTCTCGCTCAGTGGTGGCTTCCCCGGTGTGCCGCCTGAGAACGGCTGGTTCCACCATTTTCTCCATCCGTCGGTCGCCGCGGGTGTAGCGGAGGACCATGGTGGGAGTCTGGAATTGATCATCGGCTTGATGGGTGCCGCCACGGTCATCGCGCTGATCGGCTGGGGTGTTGCACACTACCTCTATAGCGTAGATCCGGAAACCGCCGATCAGTGGGCCGCGAAGTCGCCAGCGACCTACGCGACATTGCTCAACAAATACTATGTGGATGAGATTTACGATTTCCTGATCGTCGAGCCGATCAAGGCGCTGGGACGTGCGTGGGACTGGTTCGACAAGACGATCATCGACGGCCTCGTGCGCGGCGTGGCTGAGCTGACCGAGTGGGGCGCCTGGCTCAGCACTTGGATTGAGAAACACGTCGTCTATGCCGGCCTGAACGTCATCGGCTATGCCAATCATCTGACCGCACGGACCTGGCGCCGGTTGCAGAGCGGCCAGGTCCATCACTACGCAGCGATCATTGTGGCGGGCCTCTTCATCCTTGTCCATTTGGCCTACATCTGGTGGACGACCGGCATGGTGGGATTCGGAGTGGCGTTGAGATGATGCAGGAACTGACGTACGCGTTTCCCATTCTCTCCTGGCTGGTTTTCCTGCCGCTGATCGGTGCGCTCATCATCTGGGTGTTACAGGATGAGGATTTGATCCGAAAGGCGGCCTTGGGCGTGGCGTTGTTCGAAGTGGCCCTGACCGCGGTCGTTTTCAGAAATTTTGTGTCCGAGTCGCCCGCCATGCAGTTCTCCGAACGGCTGACCTGGATTCCCGAGCTCGGCATCAACTACCACCTGGCGGTGGACGGGATCAGCGTGCTCTTTGTCGGCGTGACGGCTTTCCTGACGACGCTCGTCGTCCTTTACTCATGGGACACAGTCCGTGTCCGTGTGAAGGAATACTACATCGCTGTGCTGGCGCTCCAGACGACCACGATGGGCATCTTCGTGTCGCTCGATCTGATTGTGTTCTTCGTCTTCTGGGAGCTCATGCTCATCCCGAGCTATTTCCTGATCAAATTGTGGGGCGGCGGGGCGGAGCGGGAGTACGCGGCGCTGAAATTCGTGCTCTACACGCTGCTCGGTAGTGTGTTCATGCTGGTCGGCGTGGTTCTGCTCGACTTGAATTATCACGACTGGGCCGTGGCGCATGCGATCCAGCCGGCCTATACGTTCGACTTTCTTGATCTGCTGACCGTGCCCATTCCGGTCGATCAGCAGCTGTTGATCTTCTGGCTGATTTTCCTCGGCCTCGCCTTCAAGGCGCCGCTGTTTCCGTTCCACACCTGGCTGCCCGACGCGCTGGTGGAGGGCCCGATCGGTATGTCCGTCATGCTGGCGGGCGTTAAGCTGGGCACCTACGGCTTTATGCGGTTCAGCCTGCCGCTGTTGCCGGATGCCTCGACCGATGGTCTTGTGGGGGCGGTGCTCATGGCGCTGGCGTTAGCCGGGATTCTCTACGGCGCGATCGTCGCACTCATCCAGCCGGATTTTCGCCGCCTGCTGGCCTTTAGCAGTGTGAGCCACTTGGGCTTTGTCGTGCTCGGCATCTTCGCGCTGAACTTCCAGGGCCTACAGGGAAGCCTCCTGACGATGATCAATCTGGGCTTCAGCACGGCCGGGCTCTTTTTTATCGCCGGCTTCCTCTATGTCCGACGGCACAGCACGGAACTCTCGGCCTTTGGTGGCGCGGCCAAGCAGGTGCCGCTGCTGGCGACCTTCCTGTTGATTATTGGCATGGCCTCGATCGGCCTGCCGGGGACGAACGGTTTCGTGGGCGAGTTTTTGATTCTCCTGGGCGCGTTCCAAGCCTACTGGCTCTTCGGCGTCTTCGCCGTGACGGGCGTGATCTTCGGCGCGGCCTATTTCCTCTGGTACTATGAGCGGGCGATGCTCGGGCCGCTGTCGCCGGGGATTCCGCGCACGATCACGGACCTAAACGCGCGCGAGATGATCATCGCCGTCTCGCTCTGTGTGATGATTTTGTGGATTGGGCTCTATCCCTCGCCGTTCCTCAAAATAATGAACGGATCCATTCAGGCGTTGGAAAGTCGCCTGCTAGACCGGGGGGTGGAAGTAAAGGCGGTGTCGCCGCAGCCGGGGAATCGCGCGGCGCTGGAACGACCGGACGGGGGGCGCAAGATCTAAGTCATGCTCGACGCCATCCTTCTTATTATATTGTTTGCGCCATTCGTCGGGGCCATGACGCTGATCTTTATCCCGAACCGGCAGGCGCTTCAGGTGCGCCTCGTTGCGGCGATTTCAGCCGGCGTCTGCTGCCTGGCTTCCTGGATCATGTTCCTGTCGTTCGATGCCACCAAGGTCGGCTATCAGTTCGTCCAGCGGTTCGAGTGGTCCAAGGAGCTCGGTATCGCGTTTTATCTTGGCGTGGACGGCATCGGCGCGCCGCTGGTACTGGCCTCCGGCGTTCTGCTGTTCGCGGGCATTTTCATTTCCTGGCACATCAAGGACCGGACTAAGGAATTCTACATCTGGCTGCTGATTCTGGCCGCCGCCACGATCGGCGTCTTCATGTCGCTCGACCTGTTCTTCCTGTACTTCTTCTATGAAATGTCCGTCATTCCGATGTACCTCCTGCTGGGCATGTGGGGCAGCCACACCAAGGCCTATCTGGAAACGGCCAACGCGGCCGAGTGGGAGCGCCCTGACGCCTCGCGGTTCATCCTGAACTTCGGACGGAACAGCAAGGAATATGCGGCGATGAAGCTCGTGCTGTTTCTGTCCGCCTGGGCTGTGGCGGCGCTGATGGGCATTCTGCTCATTTACAAATTCTCAGGCCTGAACACCTTCGACATCGTGCAGCTGAAGCAACACGCGCATTTTGAGGGGACGTTGGGCACGCTGATCTGGCTGCTAATTTTCTTTGGCTTCGCGTCGATCGCGCCGATCTGGCCGCTGCACTCCTGGTCGCCCGTCGGCCACGCCGCGGCGCCCGCCGCCACGTCCATGCTGCACGCGGGCGTGCTGATGAAGCTGGGCCACTTCTCGATCATCCGCATCTGCTACGAAATCATGCCGGACCTCACGCGGCAACTCATGCCGATTGCAGCGGTCCTCTGCATCTTCAGCATTGTCTACGGCGGGCTGGTGGCGTTTTACGCGAAGGACACCAAGTACGTCATCGGCTACAGCAGTTCGAGCCACATGGGCTACGTATTTCTCGGCATGGCGGCGCTGGACTACATCAGCCTGAGCGGCGCGGTCATTTATATGTTCGCCCACGCGATGGCCACGGGCATGCTCTTCGCCATGGCCGGCTGGGTCTACGATCAAACGCACACGCGCGACATTCCGTCCCTCGGCGGGCTTGTCGACCGCATGCCCTTCGTGGCCGGCTGTTTCATCGTTGCCTGCATGGCCTCCATCGGCATGCCCGGCACGGTCAACTTCATCGCCGAGGTCATGATCCTCGTCGGCGCCTGGCACAAGTATCCGCTGCAAGTGTTTGTCGCCGTCGTTGGGATCGTGCTCACGATGGGGTATCTGTTCCGCATGATGCGGGGGCTGTTCTACGGTCCGCTGGATGAGCACTATGCGCATTCGCACGATGCCGTGTCGCTGGTGGACCGGTTCCCGCTGCTGCTCATGATCGCTTGCAGTGTCGGGTTCTTCTTCTTCCCGTTCCATTTCTATGACGTGGTGCGCGCTGGCGTGGA
The sequence above is a segment of the Nitrospira sp. genome. Coding sequences within it:
- a CDS encoding NADH-quinone oxidoreductase subunit M — translated: MLDAILLIILFAPFVGAMTLIFIPNRQALQVRLVAAISAGVCCLASWIMFLSFDATKVGYQFVQRFEWSKELGIAFYLGVDGIGAPLVLASGVLLFAGIFISWHIKDRTKEFYIWLLILAAATIGVFMSLDLFFLYFFYEMSVIPMYLLLGMWGSHTKAYLETANAAEWERPDASRFILNFGRNSKEYAAMKLVLFLSAWAVAALMGILLIYKFSGLNTFDIVQLKQHAHFEGTLGTLIWLLIFFGFASIAPIWPLHSWSPVGHAAAPAATSMLHAGVLMKLGHFSIIRICYEIMPDLTRQLMPIAAVLCIFSIVYGGLVAFYAKDTKYVIGYSSSSHMGYVFLGMAALDYISLSGAVIYMFAHAMATGMLFAMAGWVYDQTHTRDIPSLGGLVDRMPFVAGCFIVACMASIGMPGTVNFIAEVMILVGAWHKYPLQVFVAVVGIVLTMGYLFRMMRGLFYGPLDEHYAHSHDAVSLVDRFPLLLMIACSVGFFFFPFHFYDVVRAGVDPLIARIIEVVPVVSQTGQALITGGPQP